The genome window CTGGGAGGCCGTCGGCGGCAACCCGCCCCGACCACACTGATCGAACACCACCCGACCAACCGACATCCTGACTATGACCACGCTCCAGATCACCGTCGGCGACCGAGAACAGCTTCGCCAAGACACGCTCCAGTTCGTCCAGGACATCGACGCTGACGACCTCGACAGCCAGGATGGAAAAGCGACGCTCCAGTTCGGAACCTACGACGACTTCGTTGACAGTCTTACCCCACTCCGCCTCGAGCTCATCCGGGCGATCGCGGAGGAGACTCCTGAGAGTATGCGCGAGGCGGCCCGTCTCGTCGATCGCGATGTGTCTGATGTCCACTCGGACCTGAAGCAGCTCGAAGTGCTGGGTATCCTCACTCTCGAAGCGGGCGGGCCCAGCGGCGCGATCCAACCCGTTGTCCCGTTCGATCGGATCGAGGTTCACATCGACTACCCGCTTATCGATCGCGACGACGCCGATAGCGCCCCGGCGAGTGCGTAGCACGAGAACTTAGAGATACGATTATAGAGAATCGAGGAGAATACCTGACCCTTTAGGGTCAGGATGAATCCGACACCACATTCCACAGTCCACCGTCGATGGCAGGGATGGATATTCCTCCGTTCTCAATCCGAATATTTACAAATAAAGTCAGTATAAGTGATTATACAAGCGTTCCACGGATGCTGGAAGTCCACCGCACCCACCGAGCAAAAATCCTCAACCACGCGCAGGTAGAGGAACCGCTCGACCGTCACGGATGGAGTGCCAGCAAACTCTGGAACGTCGCCAACTACCACTCCCGAGAAGTGTGGGAGGAAACAGGCAAAATACCCGATCATGAGGAGCTGAAACACGAGTTGAAGACTCATAACAAGTACAAGGGATTGCATTCGCAGTCCAGTCAGCGGGTTCTGGAGGAACTCGCTGAAGCCTTCAACTCGTGGTACTCCTCGGACGACAATCGGGACAACCCACCCGGTTACCGCAAAGAAAACTACTACGATACCGAGGGCAACCGTGTCCACGAAGAACACCCGCGTTCAACGGTGACGTGGAAGCAGAACGGCATCCGCCACGACACCAAAAACAACCGCGTCAGGCTGTCAAAA of Halolamina sp. CBA1230 contains these proteins:
- a CDS encoding transcriptional regulator — protein: MTTLQITVGDREQLRQDTLQFVQDIDADDLDSQDGKATLQFGTYDDFVDSLTPLRLELIRAIAEETPESMREAARLVDRDVSDVHSDLKQLEVLGILTLEAGGPSGAIQPVVPFDRIEVHIDYPLIDRDDADSAPASA